The stretch of DNA CGCTGCTGCGCCACGTCGCGCGCGCCGTAAACCTGGGGGAACAATATACCGACATTTTATATAAGTATTGTGTTTATTTAATATTCCTACATTTTGCAATACAGGTACCTGCTAGTGGtaggtatttcctagtgcagaggGTTGGAAACTCGATTTTGttgttgtatgtatgtaaataagttcaataaattattatttaactataatgatattaaataaaacaagaaaacaaattgatcaataagcaggaaacgcaacgggcgcggtgcaatttttatgtattaatcaatatttttggagcaaactgaaaaccagcgctgagcattgcTATCAATGCTTGGCCATGCTGAATTTGCGACCCATTGTTTAATGTTAGCTTTTAGTTTTAGATAAAAGATATAACTCACTTTACCTACGGTTCAAGGTGTACCGCAAGCGAAGTAAATTGGCTAGTGCATCCTTGAATAACTGTACACCTTACTGTCTATATTGAATAACGCAAAACGTTCATACAATCCTGTGTGTAAAGCTCAGCAATTATGTAAAATGTCTGAACGTCGTTAAGCTGTTTTTGGAGCTGTTTTGTAAAATACCTACATCTgctacacatacctacataccctCAAATCGCAAGATTTGGCTTAGAaactacatacttaatattCCGGAAGACTAAATCTATTAATTAGAAATATAAGTGTGGCGCGCCTACAActacatgaataaataaataaatgtgtagCAGTCGGTCTGATCAAATCTTTTGGTTGTCTGTTTACGAAAAACCAGTTTGATTAACGTGATTGgtaatgtataataataactagctcGAGTGGCCTCGATTTATTTTCGTGACGATGTCAGTCTATTTACCAGCTAATGTTTTTCTTCATTCAATTTGATACGACTTGattcatttttacccgactgcggcaaagccaaaaggaagggttatgattttagcagtttatgtatgtgggtgtgtatgtttgtatccaatttctgtgttccaccgtagcgcctaaactactgggccgattttgatgaatgaggcgtcaatcgattcgtcgtaaaggtccaggtgacataggctacattttatacgaaacaaaacattttgaacaaaattgggggtctccaaaattttttatattggtggtactataataggtacctaccacaccacagaacagcgagaaaACGAGAAAGTTGGTATCCTCATCGTCACGTTTggcttgcagatagctattatgtcgtagacatccgctaagaaaacatttttgaaaattcaactcccaAGGGGGTGAAATTGAGGTCTGAAAGTCGAGTCCATGCGGACAGTATCGCGGGTATAGGTACGCTagttttgcaataaataaataaaaacttgtcgCCAAAAAAGTGCATACCTAGTGGGTATTACAGTGTCTAGAAGAATTAAAATTCCGGTCCAACGTCCGTTGACCGTGCTCGACCGATAACAATATCTTATCACGACGAATATCGCAGgcatgtgaataaaaaatataataggaCCGCCTGTTTCGAAACTTCAAGAGAATTGTGATTGATTATGTATGACGTATTAATTATAAGTATTTACGTATTCAAAGTGGgtacaaatacaataaaaaaaattataaggacATGGTCagattattaggtattattgaTCTAAGCTACCTGTctgcaaaataaaatgtaggtaggtacctacttaaataattattatgtcattgaagtatatttatatttcgatGACCTGTGCAGTATTTATTATGCAAGAGGTTGCACTTAtctacaataaataacaatgcCTGATAGCCTGATAGAaagcaataaagtttttaattggaatgtacctacttacaagtcattacctaattaaaataaaatcagtctAATGTGAGATGTGCAATGAGGatacgttttttaaaaaaaatttatagactagcccttggctgcaatctgcCTGCTGGCAGATTGCAGcaaatgatgcagcctaagacgaAACGCGCTTGCCTATAGAAGATGCCTCAAACAAAGTGgtggggaaaactgatgccgaaaGGGTGTTCTATATCCTAGAAATTCGAATCAGAAACGAGATCTGTAGGTATGAGTACATGTCCGTGGAATTTGGACTACCTGCATACGTAGGTGCGGGTACAGAGTACAAACCTTGACGATGTATTGAGATAAGATagtttaaaggtgaaggaagaACCAGCCAGAAATATAGACcctattaatttattcaaacaGCTAGGAGGAACCAGCCAGTCCAAAAGTTCTTGGCTActacactctccgaaatatagatcactagaggatgcccgcgtggattgcaGTATTTTTagtcccgtaagaactctttgattttccgggataaaaactagcctatgtccttccccgggatgtatcctaagttgtaccaaatttcattaaaagcaGTTctgcggttgggccgtgaaaacgtagcatgcagacagactgacagacagacacactttcgcatttataatatgtattagtatggatattaatttatttaaacagatATCTTCGATTGCATCATATCATAAAGTAAGCATACTATTAATTACTACCTGACCACGACCAGTTGGTACTAGGTAAGTAtcttagtaggtattataaattaaacttatttaCCTGGGTTGGCTTAAAATAAGCAATTCTTGTGCAATCGTAACCAATAACTAGGTAAGTCGTGCATCGACCTTTGGACGTTTAGTCACTTTATTTATAAGTGAGTAAAACAGATGTGTGACGTGTTACCGGTTTTGCCGGGGAATGAAACCGCTACGTAGATGATTAATGACAAAGGGTAAATATTAAATGAACTTTGCACATTGCAGCTTGAGCTAGGCCGTAGGCGAGCCTAGAGTTTGGACTTTACCTACTATTTGAGCTAAAGCAGCTaaattaaatatgtacctactcgtataactAGCTTAAAGCTTAAGCCTATGATTTAGccttgtttttaaaatcccgtaagattattttatttattcttaattaCACTGTTTTGGTAATTAATATAGATAGAAGAGTGACACGAAAGTTGTGTCGTCATCAACGCAAGTTGCTATCGAAGATAAACATTTCTACAAAGTGCAGGCAAAAtaagtgtaggtaggtaaattccTACTCATATTCTATATATCTACATAGTAACATGAGGATTAAATGGACAACAATTTACatacagataataataaatggtctgataacaataataattcttGATGCGTAAAATGCATTAATTGTCATTAACTTATTTtactaggtattaggtacctacttgatattataaatgggaaagttaGAATGTTTACTCCTTCACATCAAAATGACTGAAGCAATTTAGCTGATGGAATAGAGATGGCTTATGCCCctgattaaataaaattaacgtgtaggctattatattatatcccagaaaaatcaaagaaaatattatgaaaacctGCATACTTGAGAGTTGTAGACAACTCTCAAGTATGCAGTATAACAatataattcaaaaattaaaaactgttctcattctgaaaggaactctcagtagtgggccggccatgggttgagatgatgtcATAGCAGCTTCAGCTAATTCACAGCAAATCTTACCTTGTTCAGCTGAGGAGTGATCCTGGAGAGCACAGCCTGCTTGGTGGTCTCCACGATGACCTTGGGCTGCTCAGTGACCAGCGGCACCCTCCGCTCCAGTTCGTCGAGTGCTGCTGCCACTTTGGCGTCGCCCGCTGCCAGCGGAGCGGCCACGTAGGGCGCTGCGGTGGTGGCAGCCAGGGTTACACTGGCTTCAGCCGTGGACAGTGCCCACTCTAGCAGGGAGTGTGCTCCTGAAATAGGGGTCATCTTTGTAgctattgttatatttatgaGGACCTGCCTGGCGCAGTACTGAGgcgctgtgatcttataagtgggaggtcccaagTTCAGTTCCTAACAAAAGCAATTtaggattttaataaaataaatttattattaatttatctattaTCTAAATATTCTCTGGTCGCCCGGAGTATGTTACCACTACTGGCAaatttgctggttcttctcggcaggaaagacATTGTAAACCAGTGGTAGACGCaattgatgattcaaaagtacttgtaaaagtctaattgaatataatttttttttaatagccctgccgccaagcgattataGTGTTCTGCTATAATGCCTTGTGGAAGCCGATTAGGAGTACTGGTTTAAGAGGGGTCCCCCagtcactcacttcatacaaacatagtttcaattacatttgaatattaagcaaccaaagtccatgaaattttgcagacatattctagacactaatatctatgtctgtggtgtaaCATAACTGTGTGGTGGCAAACATACAGTGTACATAGATGACTTACCCTTGACCCTGGTGTAGAAAGCTCCTACTTGACCAACAGCTGCTCCCACCGCGGGCAAGGCCATGGCTTTCTGCACCGACTGCAGCTGCTGCATGCTGGGGGCTGAACCTACTTCTGCGGCCATCTGTGTACAATCAATATACAAATTATGTAGATAATACTTCACATAAACATCTCAAGAATCTGTcacttaactgttggatcaagggacACGTTTCTGTGCTGGATAGAATACGCGGCCCTAACAGTAAAACTAACAAGAAACTGGAAAACATAGGCAAGTGTAATTGAatgtaaagatttaaaaaaaaaaacgagcaaacaagcaggcaAGTCACTAGAGTTAAGTAATtacgccgcccatgaacatttgcagcgccagagaaaccgccaatgcgttgccggcttttcaggaatttgttgattcgccccttgaataaccccaagTTAAGTTAAGTGACGGCTGAAGGGAGAAGAATTCAATAAGATGTCAACCCAAAGTCCTTAATCCTTAGGGAACTCAGTACCTAGTTTAGAAGTTAACTGCTACAGAGGACACAACAAGGTCATTTCTTCACACCTCATGTCCGGTGATAATAAGAACTACATgcgaaaaataatttaaaaaagaggGTAGACACCGCATTTACAAATTCCAccataaaataagtttttaagactaattttagtttattaattagttGATTACCATTTTTAGACTCCTATTTGATGTTTTAAAGAGATCGAGCAACAAAAGTCTAATAAACTgaggaaatattgtacaatgGGTCACATTGGTGATGAATGCAGTTaggtacgagtaagtaggtatgtgctaattcgataataattaacttaccgtataaaattattaattctgtgGATAAAACGTATAAAtatcaattatttaaaaatttcaatatcgTCAAGCTCGCAAGTGGAATATTAAAttagtaaaaagtaaaagtttcactgcaacaaaaaaaaatcacgtcagctcGATACGGATACTTTTTAGAGAATGAAACAAGAATGAAACCAACCGGATTAAAGGTCTGTGAATGAAACTGAATCATAAAAAACATTAGGGAGAACATTTGGTACCTACTCTGTGATTTGTGAATGAAATGAGGCAAAATTAATAGGAACAGTGTTTCCacttgtgattttgaaatctcCCTAATTTTTATAAGAattatctacaaaaaaaaactgacccTGATTTAGGGcgcataaaatatatttttaactattatAGTAAACACAGAAAAGAACGTCAtaattatcaattttattttgcaaTCTTGTGACGAAGGTGTTTAATACAATGTTTCCCTCTAAAATCACATCCTAATTCGAAGAAGACGTAAtattattgatacctattacctacctagctaATAAGAAATATTACTATAACAGTATAAAAATACGTCAATAGTTCTCGACTCATCAAGAATGCAAAAACTTATTCATTCCATCTTTTTGAACCTATAAATAATAAGGTTACCACTTGTGTTCAATTTTACCCTAAATCCCTGtcgatatttaaattaattaaattaaaccaAATTAAAAAGGCGGTACGCTATACCTAACATAATTATTAGTCGTTTCATCCTAAACGAGGTCGTAATCTTTAAAAGTAGAAACACTGTTAGGAATCTTCTAGCTGGTGACCGGTTCAGTGTGAATGAAATGATTAATCGTAACGAAAAAAGTGACAATCCTGTTCTACAAGAGGACGTATACGATTTTCTACTTTGTGTTGTACACTCAAAGTACAAAATCGTGTAAAAGTAATGAAAAATGGAGTTTACTCTGAACTAAACTTGAATGACTCAACAATAAGTACCATAGACAGTAGAAACACCGCCGTATACAAAAAGACTGATtctataaatgaaataaatacttattttattattaaaagtactgtaatattatgtaagtaggtaattaaatatcactagttaattatttacttttgaacAGGTAATAATATCGTATCGTAATATTGTATCATCTGCACAATTTGACCAACAAttgaataatataaacaaacatTGGACGCCACTGATTGGCTAATGGCTTGGCTCTGTGGCTTGGCTCTTGCATAAGCCAGGGTTGGCTTGCTTGGACGTATTTTTAACAAGTTTGGTctaacattttacaaagatttgTGAATTGTGATGTCTTGGACAAACGATGTGGCACTGGAGTTCTTGGACCACTACAGAATAGAACAACTGTTATGGGATCCCAAACATCCATTGCATAGAAACAGATGCGAAGTAAACGAAGCATGGCGTCGTATACAAAGCAATTTAAGCATAAGCTGTTCAATAGTGGATCTGAAGAGGAAAAAGGAGTCCTTAATGACATCCTTTAGATTTCACTACAACCGAAAAAAGAAGTGCCCCGTAAATTATCGAACGACGTGGTTTGCGTATTCGTTTATGGAAAGTTTTTTGGGCGGTAAATATGAATGCGATAGCACAGATGAAAATGGTCACGACGAGGTAAAAATGTTGATATATTTTTGCATTGcaattttttctaatatttaacGTTCctttaaagtacctacatatatgTAAATCTAAGAATAATATATCTTACAATTCTCAGGACCCTATCGCCAATACAAATCAAAACGTCAGCGTCATGGTTGAGCGGCAGAGCTCTTCAAGTAAGCGGTTGAACAGATCGTCTAGTTTGAAACCtcaagaatatgtctacaaaagaCAACTAGACAATGTTAACTATGTCAAAGACGAAAAGACTAAAATTGAAACGGACGAATACGACTTATATGGGCAACTTTTAGCCAAAAAATTAAGGAAACTCGATGAACATCAACGTGATATGGCGATGCATGagattgataatattatgtttaatgcCAAAATGCAAAGCGGATCAACACAAAACAGAAGTTACTCAACACCCCCTTCTCCTGTACCAAGGAAGATCAAGTCTCCAGTGTTCATAATAACCCAACAGAATCACGACCAATTTGAAGACGAAAATAATATAGCATATCAAGACCAACAACAATCCTAATTATTACGAATACACCGATTTATTCTCTCAAGTTTATTAGATAGGTAAAAAAATTACGACTAGGAAGATAATGTGGGAAGTGGTCCCTCACATTATTTTCCTCTGTAGGCTGTAGGGGACTTAGAGGATATCAATATTTAAAGGTACGAGTATAGAATCAAAAGGAATCCTATccagttaaatgtaatttaacCATCAGTAATTGTTCTTATTTCAAAATTGCTGATAACGTtgtttcatataatatttaagtataacTTTCTTATTagaatacttatttttttcaaataatattgttATCATTTGTGTCATTTCTAAGTTAACTTTCAAATTCAAACATCTGAATAAAGTAGAACAGAAGATAAATTTGTactgaggtaggtacctacttacctagtttgTTGATATGATAacttagttaataataattattgtacctactattgaTTATTATCTTGTggtttttagtaacttgtgctAAACAAAGATAATACACTAATACCAGCCAGTGCCCACATACTGTAGCCAAAATTTATTTCGCTAGTGTAACGTTGGGGAACggagataatattatatcatttacTGATATTTACCCTATATATCCAAGtatttacaaattttattttcatattcttCAAAGTTAAGGCAAAAAGTAGTGTACAATTCCCtaagtcaaaattcaaaatgtttttattcaattaaacttttacaagtgcttttgaatcgtcaaaaaaatctaccactggttcggaatgccgttcctaccgagaagaaccagcaagaaactcggcggttgctcttttcaagtacatattcaatttacaataatatgccatactgtatacaagcaattgcagcgccgtgtattgctggagcgagtcaaatccaagcttttttgttatttagataatcttcgattgtaaaataagctttttttaggagcatacttttaatagattttttaaacttgtgtaaaggcaagtctaaaattgactgtggaaaAACTGTCCAAAAATACGCTTGGAATTCAGAACTTCATCTTTTGCAAAAAGTCGGTTAAACTATATGATCCAGATTCCAGCATGACCACGAAAGCAAAGTGACCCAACGGCCTTGAGAGGACAATGGACAGCTCAAGATTATTGAGTGAATGGATTGTCTATGCTTCAAGCAATCAACTATTCAGTTGGcagcattgtatttattgaCATTGGCATTTGTCATTTTTGCAAAACAGCAAAACAGCTGgtgaatcaaaataaaatacattcatGTAAAAAATACTGTGTAAAAAGgaaaacttaaattataaacCATAAATTCTTTGCTCTGAGGCTTACATGATAGTTTTAATAACTAATCATGGCTACTATGGTAAAAGAAAAACGTCGGGAGGTAAGATATTAATGTTATTAGTATttataaattttgttttcatCCTTTGTTTATGCATTTACCAATGCATTTACGCATTAACATTACATTCTCTAACATGAAACATCGCTTGTGATATCAATCTTGACTATATACCTACAGTTTTTGGGTTTTACAGTGAtgttatgatttttattttttaactattttatttacatgttaaacattttaaagtaaaactaaTATTTTGTTGATAATCTACCTAATACTATAATCTTGGTTTTAATACAGAAAAAGAAAACCAAGATCAAACAGTTTCCTGAGATAGAATCAAATGTTGAAGAAAACCTGGTATCTTCCTTGCTGAGTGATTCGAAGGAAAAAGATATTCTTCCTATAAATGTTATTCAGGAAGAAGCTTCAACTAGTTCCATTACTGAAGAGCAGCCTTCCTCAACAACACACAATAAACAAGAAACACAAGTTACAACTAGTTCTATAgaagaaacagaaaaacaaGTTGCCTCAATACTCGATACAGTTCAAGAAAATCCTATTCACTCAAGCTTTCTTAGTCCTGTCCCTGAATCGAAAGCTGAAGAAATAACTAGTGAAGTTACTAAAGTAAAAGACATTATAACTAAGGAAAATAAACCTCTTGAACAAGAAAACTCAATAACTAACGAATTACAAAACATTTTAACAGAAGCCAAAAAGAgcttaaatgaaataattttagatGAATATTCTGTAACTAATTATAAAGCTGACTCAGTGATGACCAGTGactttaataaaatacaagaaGTAACATTGGATAATTTTGAACTTGAAATAACTACATTAGATTCAATCAATTTTCCTAATTTAGAAAGTCAAGAAGAAATTGTGCTGAAGGAAGATTTAAGACCATCAGCTCCATTAGCCCAAACAGAAATGGAAGCTCAACCTTATATTAGTAGCATAACATGTGAAAAAGTTCTAGAAAGAGCTAGATTATCTTGTATGCCATTGGAGGAAGCAGTCAGGGTATTTGGTGGGAAAGAGATAGCTGAAGTCAAAGCATTGAGCAAGAAAGAGGAAGCTATTGTAGAGGCGGGGCCACAGAGTGGGCCTGACCATCCTTTGGTTGACCTTCTGTCTacttttaggtatattttacttCTTCATAAGTTTGCAGTAGTCCTAAATGGTGTCAAACATAATGATGAAACCTAGCCTGTATTTTAATTGTAACTAGACTTTGTCTATAGATTTGAAATTTGAGAGGTACATCAGAAacctaagtaaaatatttttgaaataaaatttctgcAAGCTAGGCACCAAGATCCAGACCTGTCAAATGTCTTTACTTGAACCACacatgatgcctgtgacttcatttacgtggatttagtttattaaaaaccatgtgggaactcttttatttaccgggataaaaatagcctattgtCACTCCCCAGGTCTAattataaccatgcaaaaaatcacatcaatctaTTGCCTGTTGAGACGTAATTTAAAGACAAAGCTACATACTAATAAACAAGCACTTTGGCTTTTATTCTACGGATAGTGATAATAGATATGAGACAGCAGAGCAAACTGCAATGgtgttattaaaaacttttaaattacctGTTTACAGAACCTCCCTAATAGCGATAGAACGTGAACGCAACCGCATAAGCTCTGGTTACGTTAATGAAGAAAAATCACAAGCTACTCTATGGGTAGTAGAGAAACGCAATATAAATGTGACACAGCAGTGCCCGTGTGGTTCGCCCGTAAGTCTTAAGCTTGTGTATGAGGTGGCCAGGCTGCAGACTGAGAAGATGCCGGCAGCGAAGTTAAGACTGGAGGCTTTGTTGAGGGATGTGCAGGAGTGCTACTGCCATCATCAACATGCAGCATTGCAGGCGCATTATGATGTAAGTTTAAATTGACGAGAATACAACATTTAGGCTAGCTGCACTTTGGATCTACGAATTAGACTCACGTGAATATGCACAAACAAACCTTACCTTCCTTAGTTTGTgtgttgttactctttcacgaaaaaactaaaagacggatttggctgaaatttggaacggagatagattataccctgaattaacacataagctactttttatacccaGAAATCAATGAGatcacacgggatttttaaaaaacctatatccacgtgaacgaagtcgcgggcatcagctactttaaaataggtacctttGTATACTTGTTTTGTCAATTGTGGAAAACGACCACCCAAACATCCTGGTCTAAcaagaagcccacaacaaagtCAAGCAACACAACTCACAACCCAAAACAACACAAGTGTGGAGACAGGGTGCGAGTCAGTAGTACGGAAACGCGTCCAAAGTGCACTTGGCCTTAGTTCTGTTACTTGACATTGAAGGTGGATGAGCTAGTGGCGGAAATCCTCCAAAGCAATAAGAGCAGCATCCGCACGGCGTTGCTGCTGGTGCTGCAAGCGCTGCAGCTCAGCGACGCGGCGCCCGAGGCCTTCGCTGCGGCGCTGCAGCGTTGGGCGAGCATCCTGGCCTCTTCCTTATTGGACAACAGGGACTTGGGACATCTGCTGTTTCTGCTGCATAGTCTCTTTAGGTAATCTCCAGAAAAATTTTGCCGACATTATACATTTTATGCAAAAACAAATGAAGGTGGCCCTTCTTAAGCGCTtcaccatacaaacgtattaaatctattattctattctttgttgttttaaatctacttataaataagccatatatcgatttatctctctaTTATCTAGGTATATGCCCTAAAACAATTAGGAcaaattttgaggcaacttggtgcgtaaataaactatataagaaacaatgcaTTCATTGCAGACACTAGCCCGTGTCACGTGTGCCCTAAGAGGTCCGCTAAGTTTGGTTACGACTTTACGAGGCTTTATTAAACACCTATTATTACGAGTGTAAAAAAATTGGTCACGTGGTCTAGACCATGGTCATTTGTCCACCTTGTTTAAAAATGGCTACTAAATTTTTAGATTTTAGGAAAGCCCTTAAATCCTTCTCCTTTCTGGGACAGACGTTTACATAAATGCAGATCCTCGAGGTCCGGATCCTCTTTCAAGCAGCCACTGGTCCGCGACCACGGTGCCAAGCTGTTCCGCCTGTTATGCCACATGTTATTGGATAGTATAGGCTTGTAACTTGTGTGTCTGTGCAGACAAACGCGTTCGGTGCAGTGGGCGGGGCGAGTCATAGAGCTGCAAGTGTCGGACACGCCGTCTGCGGCGCGCCTCCTCGCGCTGCTGGAGCTGCTGCTCACGAGGCCTTTGCTCGAGGAGGCGCAAGAGTGCACCGAGGGTAAGTTTTCATGATGCTTTTATGAGTGATGTAAGAATTTCATCgatcaattttaaaagtatcgAAAGCCGCATTCTAAACTGTTGCAGAGGAATCTAGGTTTAGGCAGAAAGAACTTCATGTTGTGTCTTTTGATATAATTCAACATCATTCCAACTTGTGCAATGTTAGCGAAATTTTGCTTAAATAATCTTTACATATTGatgatttttttgtaacaaagAAGTAAAGATCTGCTTGGCTATGTTTATGCGAATGCACCA from Maniola jurtina chromosome 10, ilManJurt1.1, whole genome shotgun sequence encodes:
- the LOC123868770 gene encoding uncharacterized protein LOC123868770 produces the protein MSWTNDVALEFLDHYRIEQLLWDPKHPLHRNRCEVNEAWRRIQSNLSISCSIVDLKRKKESLMTSFRFHYNRKKKCPVNYRTTWFAYSFMESFLGGKYECDSTDENGHDEDPIANTNQNVSVMVERQSSSSKRLNRSSSLKPQEYVYKRQLDNVNYVKDEKTKIETDEYDLYGQLLAKKLRKLDEHQRDMAMHEIDNIMFNAKMQSGSTQNRSYSTPPSPVPRKIKSPVFIITQQNHDQFEDENNIAYQDQQQS